The Topomyia yanbarensis strain Yona2022 chromosome 3, ASM3024719v1, whole genome shotgun sequence nucleotide sequence tgctcaacttttgctaactttctgcttgtcaCGCTGACCGGGTGACACCTCAGCAAAGTTACGTTTGTTTACTGATTTTCGGCGAAACATTTTTCGAGCCTCAGCTATCaaatgtcacttttactgaggTCTCAGCAAAAAGGATGTTAGCTGAGatttcagctgttgagatttcggcaaaagatgcaaaaaagtGTGTCTTTGTTGTCATTAactgacacattctttcgtgacgttacattGATTTGACGActtgttgattgaatctttcgtagtattttgtttacttttcgaatctgtaataagttttgatgtatgcgttcatttgataaagttataacatatttgtcgaatgaagattcgttaaatcgttgtaaacgtcacgaaacAATGTGTCAACTGTAAATATGTTATcttatttttcatattattaGTTTCTATTGTCTttattttggaattgttttctcTGAGTTTTAGTGACTATCTCAAGACATCAAAATTAATATATTTAAACGAAATCCTGACTACGGGCCTACACTTTCTTCAACtaaattacgcccctgtattCGGCACAACTATTTGCAGTGTTTtcaatacttttaaaattttgtagttttgaagaaaagttaatagaaaacaaaattaaatgcGCTTtctactaagttttaatggctctaccactcttataattcaaattttgtacatactaacttctccatttggataataaaatcgtgtattttaACAATAAAGTGCGGAAGTTTTTTTAccatttcctgtaaaaaatgcaaaatgtgggttagccccttttggacgtcaGCCATTCAGTTAGCTTAGCGCTTTGTTTGATCCATTAAATGGCTTGACCTTTGACCCATCTAGTTCTCTACTTTCCTCTTGCTTTATATCATTCTCTCCATCTATTGCGCCCTTTAGATCCTCTGTGTACTGGAGCTATTTAGTCCCAAACTCCACAAGGATATTCCCCGCGCTAAATTACCGCAAGCTATGTATCTTCCGTGTGCCATCGCGATCTACTCGcatagttcccggcggtgaactcACCTTATTCCGACTGACAGTTCCCCGgaagcggaatttctcccgaaaccgatgtCCGTTTTCTTGAGACAGTTAGTTCTCAGCgttatcgagatctactcggatattttCCAGCGGTGAATCAACGCTATTCCGACTATGAATTTCCCGGTGGGATATTTTCCCCCGTGTCTATGTCCGTTTCGTGAGCCATCTAGCTCCCAGACTTGTCACGATATATTCGAATAGTTCCCGGCAGATAACTGGGTCTCCACGAAGCAAACTGAGCTTCTATCAACGGCAGGGTTGCCacgatttttcaaagaaaatttggcagcttgggttagtggtacgcaactttcaataaaggggcctgatgtggatgatataactcgattagactctgcactgccactaggctcgtcacttctcaccttagcaggtggtagtaccgatgtcttggtcaggcgggaggagtcttacagagaattatcagaaatggaagctactgggttcaattcccgattctatcaagtatcttcccggaatggaaattttcttgatggaccctggttattgatggaatattcgaaatatatctggttacgttcttttgaaggaaaggctatgtctgtaaattgaaccagtccgtttttttgttaactggtcttgtcatgatttaaaatattaattatcttctagataaatcgttcagctcacacctttgtgggggtatgaggtgggaccatcatcatcatttcatcttttaaatttcatctcaaataaaaatgtctgacaaaatctggcacttgacagcgacctcaaagtcatcaaAATTTGGCTACATTTTAGAATGTTCATAAAATATGCATCaatcaatttttgtaaaatttgggacATTGTTAccttattctggttgcagttgaaagctggaaaatccaaccagcgaaaatcgtattttctctggttctaaACAATAGAATCAAGTCGGAAGTGGTGCGCTGTTttcgtacaatgatgcgctaTCCAGCGAACTACTTCCGACATCATGGATTAACACTAAACAGGAGAAAAACCGATTGTCGCTggatggattttccagttttcaactgcaaccagaataatttccaaaatgtgtatgtagcagcttccaaaacttaaaaatctggcaaaatgagaaatttgtctttttgtctggaaacTGTCAAAACCTCTGGCTGTTCCAgacagcgatgccacatgtttttttgaaatgtctgtagaagaataactaaaatgtctgtaaaagtctgtaggtggttgtgtaaatcctagttcactaaaattttactttaaagATAGATTTAAAGTAGAATTCTATTGTGAAtgaatcactcgtattcgaaaacagttattctaatgcaattttactaaacattagattaaaagtctgtagatctctggctacgtctgtagaagacatcaaaagtctgtaaaatacagacatgtctgtaaatctggcatcgctggttccagataaatctggcataatggcatccctatCAATGGGGATGCcccacactcaaaaaaaagtaaacgttatgcctattgattttacacatagatttttgcaattaacggaggcatatagacactatttgctggcacataaacctaatgtgtgtatttacaagaaatattaatcttacattcacatttcataactattagccacataaaaccccattctataacaatatgcacatataacttatgtgtgtgcatacatagtttatacagttgacacatagaagatatgtgtgcgcgtgataacaatagcatttcttcttcatatgaattttaagcggtttgaagcaaatagaattaacgtttggatttttttcagtgcattatGCCAATGTGGTTGATACTAAGGTGTGGCAATGCTATGGCTCTCTCGTTCGATCTCTGTTAAGCACATGGACAGCagatagggtgatgtgcctattatggcagtagagcctattgtgaccctatttcgtaccccttggtttcgacccaagcatatgagataatgacactatcgatttggctaaaacaggtgagaaaaaataagctatagttatattctttttttgttgtgcccatatgtatttagaactatcctctaaatccaacttttaattaaaacaaaatcaccttattgaaatatctactaatccgccgcactcacgtagtgaaccgaaactggatgcaacggcgcttagcaaaataaacacttacgagccagcatttaccggctcatatctcgttattccggcacaaatatactaaacattgcattgatacatacctttattttagctggagaatctttttacgataatttcactttaaaatcactcgtcaaacactagaataggcctagtgttataataggataaaactaaatacgggggttcctattattggcatgttttgctgatacactaccacaatcaaaaccaactttttgcatccatcatacagaaaagaatcaccagtgcggccaaaccaaaacatgaacttgtaaatataatgtaatgcgatttcaggtataagtaatcaattatttcaagttattcaactatttgttgattgcagatattttattttcatctgcacatacaattcggatcgagagaaagcaatgtgtaatatgaaacttgtcattccagtaACAATGACCgtcgcatggttatttcctgcgtgcgcaattctgggcgctcttctactaacagctgatgagtttcattgatgtgcgtgatgtttacgtttgttttgatcggctgataaaagcagaatgattcgttttacaaatcacacgttggcgtccatgatctggatatctagttagaatcgacgcaaatggaatatgaggcattgcgtttcaactagattgtttttcgatgaggtggaaattggcacacccatgaggcgataattgaatCGTTGAGGTGGAAATGAGGTGgaaatagatgcacagaatggaacatttattttcatttatgctgaaaattgaggcaattctgctaaataagcattatatagggtggacgtgcccttattcatctcattagtcagtatgTCACATTATTcaattgataactcgacttatagtgactggattgcgcttaaataggtatcatcatctttgctacgTACCTAAGAAGAAGTACAGTTAAAAAATTTGcctgtaaaatgtaaaatgctcccgtttgagcgaagcgaaaagtcgagtacaacgtacccttattcatcctaccatttaagctaatgcgttgaatagagatagcagatactgctctaactaacgtgttcaaatgggtgagatgaataaaggagctaagatgaattagggagcagtaaccctagatgtttaagaaacagtacactgatactttattctgagaaaggttatagataatatggcttcttttaaagttgttcaacaaatagtgcgaccctctccctaatggtgccaaaataggctcatcaccctatatggaaaatatatggagttgaactttattacgtaataaatttgcaaaaattgagcgagagagcaataCAGCATTGTCACACCTTAGTATCCAGTACATTGCCATTATGCAGCAGAAATGTGTTATTAATTATGCTCTTGTGATAATTTTCACTATTTTACCTATTTCttggtttcggatagcctcactTTTATTCGTTTGATGAAACATGGAGACCACTCTCCttttttctggggaaaatatgGGAGCTAAACAATCCTTTTTCTTCGGCTTGGATCGCTACTCTTTAGCTGAGGTCGATACTTTATTACGCAATATCGCTCATCACAGTGCACTCGAAAGTTGGTAAACTCGTGGAGCAATAGGGAGTTAGGACCACAGAATCAtagttcaaggggatggatgtggattGTGAGTGTTACttgctatcacgatatcgaacatattgttgGGGCGTTCACCAATTGTTACTCCGCCAGGTCTCGAGGAAGATCAATCCGCGTTCCGGTACGGGATGTTCAGGTTCAAGATGTTCCTCATACGGCACGGTAGATTAATCAGTGTTGCCAGTTTCATGCCTTTTCTTACCAAATATCTAATTTGACAGTACCTACCTTAAATAAATAAGATAGGATTGTGCGTTTCGATTTTGTCTCGTCAGTAACGTAACAGACCGTTTGAGATTAACTAAACAGCAACGTAGCAACCGAATCGGAACAAGCTGTCTCATTTGAGCTGAAATTGTGACCAGCATTCTGGACCTTTTTTCGGCTGGTCTAACCGGGGTATTGTAGGCACCGTTTTGAGCACAATTACAGAatattgttgtttattttttagagAGAATTTTTCgatcaaaattaaaaacaaatattactaTGCGCTTTGAATTGAATGTTTCTTTTATTGGTTTCTTTGATCATTTACTTTAGCACTTTTGTTTGGATGTATCCAATAATTCATCTCTGGGAGTACAAAGGTATCTACAGAATGCAAAACTGATTCATGCATCTACTGGACTCTGTTTCGCTAGCATTTTTCGACAAATAAGTacaaaaactcttatttttttgGCTGTAGTTAAATTATTACATGTGTTTTTCCGGTTGCTAAAGCTAAAACTAAAATGGCGCTCGCGTTAGATTTATCCTGCTGTACAGTTTTCTCCTCTTCTATATAGATTGAAGTTAACCTGGAAAGCTGAGCGGGATGTCTGTAGGCGATTTGCAACCAATGAGTACCTTTGAATCTAAAAAACTTATCACAACGCAGTCGATGAACAGAAAATTCGACTGCACTGTTTGTTTGGTTGGGATTCTAGTGACCGCAACTCGTTTCTTTTTATTTCTAAAATATCATCTTCAAATTCATCATTTAGGTATCACGTTACGCGTTCTACGTTTTACAGTTTCAAATGGTAACAGTTCCTCCTCCTTTCATTCTCTTTTGTGGTTTTGGAAATACCTTCAACTAGCTACTCCGCCTGGGCCAAATTTTTACTGATACGTTCTATGAATTGATTAAATAGATTTCGATGTTGCTTAAATTGAGTTTCTGTTTTCACTAACTGTACTATTACTGGGATCGAAAACTGCTCTTTTTATCTAATAAGGTAATGATTTTTATCGTATATTTGATTTTATCTTTGTTGTGGTTTCTTCTGCATAAACTAGAATCTGTGAGTTGTGTGTGTCTCAATTTATCATAAGTGGCTTTTTGTTCTTGTCTTCTGTGCTAAGAGTGCGTCTTTTTACACTAAAACACAACTTTGTTTCACACTAAAACTTAATCAACAGGTTCCAACCCGCACtgaatttgacttttttttattatataagtACAAACAACTCGCTCTTAGCGTAAATACATTATCGTTCTGCTCTGTGGAAAAAGTTAAAATTGGCAAAGGGTGACACATTTATGCAGCATGGACTCGTAAACCCGCGCTCTTACATTCCGTTGGCTGTTAGGATCTTGCTGCGACTGGCATTGGTTGTCACTGGTATGCTTGTGCTGCTGCTTACAGATGGTGTTGCGGATGTTTGCTGAGCTGTCGACGCCGCCGAGACTGATGCTGCTCCCTTTTCTTTGTCTTGCTGCAGATTGGCAGAGACAGCTGGTTGATTTGGACCACGGTCGGCAGCTGCAGTAGTATCTTTGGAAGCTGTTGACTCCGTTGGAGAATTGTTGAACAACAGCGAGAGATTTGACGGAATCGTTTTCTGTTGTGTCTGTTTTGAAGATAGATTTAGAACTTTAACTAGTGAAAGCTTATGCACCTGCACTAACCTGAGTGACGTTTTTCATCGGAGCGGTCGCGGGGATCTCCTGTTTCACAACTTTCTCCAGCCGGTCTTTGATTGCACTGAGCTCGCCGTTGATTACATCGTTCTGACTGTGATATCGATCGCATTCTTCGCGAACAGTCCCAATCGAACTGCGCAGTGTAACCGTCACATTTTGTAAAAGTTCGATCTGGTCGGTCATCTGCTTACCGGCTCCCTccaggttggtgagattctttTTCATCTCAACCCAGATGTTCTCGACCGATTTTACGTGAGACGAAACGTTGGCGGAGTTCTCGAGCAACTCGTCGATGCTTTTCTCGTGACTCTTCAGATCGTTGTCAAGCCAGACGTTCTTTTTCTTCAGTGTTTCCAGCTCAGCGGTGAAATTTTGCGCAAGGTTTGTGATCTGTGTCGACAGTTGCTCCCGGATGTTGGCAATGTTCTGCTCGGTCACGTTGCTCGCATTGTCGCCGGCCATCGCGGTCCGGGACGAGCTGTTGCGGATTTGGGAGAAGACGGTCTGGAAGATGGAAGAAACAGAGTGGGTTTACAAAAGATTACAAGTTAGGtaattaagatttctgacagctcatttacaaccacagatgcaaagtcaaaccaaatgagctgtcagaaatcttaatagGAAAGTGACACTCGAGAGAGACATTGTCAGGAAGTTGTTCATGAATGCGCTTGAAGAAGAATTCGCAATGAATTTCGTGTTGGTAGGCCAAACCAAGATGGTATTTAGAAAAGAGGATCTGGTAGTCTGGGATGAACATCTAACATGGTACTTAATAGCTTCTGGATCTAATCAAAAGACTTCATAGTTTTTAGCTACAACAACCTTTTTCAAGACGAGTTGAATATGTTTTCATAAAATTGTCTTTTTCGATAGTAGTGACTCTAGAATTAATGACACCAGTTTCCCATGACACTGGGAAAGCGTTTCACACAAACAGGAAATTCAGTTAATATGTTCTGATAATATATCATTTTCAGGAGATTTTAAAAGATTCTGACTACTGACTGAgactacctacctacctactacCTCCTCAGCTACCTACAACAAAACCTTCACTGGACTGGAACTCAGCACCGCGCGCGGGATATCCGATGGTCCCGACAGAGTGGGATACCCGATGCTCCCACACCTCCCTCTAGGAGGCAAAACAACCCTCCTGGACTCCTTCAACGCAATCTGGGAAGATGAGCCCTTTccagaaaaatgaaaactggCCCAAGTGGTCcccattcaaaaaaaatatcaggGCACCCATACCACTAATGACTTCCAGCCAATCAGCCTGCTGCTTTGCACCGCCAAAACTCTGGAAAGAATGGTCAACCGGCAACTGACTATGTGAAAGGAAGACCACAAACTGCTTGATCCACGCCAGGTGATCTTCTGTACAGGACTCGGTACTGAAGTTCACCCAGGATCCCTCGGGAGAATACTCGACAAGGCCATATCAGAAAATCTACAGGCCGACATCGCCATCCTAGACGTAGCAATAGCATACAACACAGAGTGGCGAGAAGGCGTGCTCCAAGACTTCAAACGATGATGTCTGTAGGGATACCTCGTCACATTCATCCAGAACTACCTCACCAACCGACGCTTCCGGGTATGTATAGGCGGGGTCCTACCTCAGGAGTTCTGTGAGATCAACGGAGTGCTCAGTGCTTGCCGTGACCTTATTTCTCATCAGGATGAACTCGCTCTTTGCAGCGCCACCCGGAGGTATCTTTGTGTTCGTTTACGCCGACATTATAGTGGCCCTGGAGAAACGTACCCGG carries:
- the LOC131694253 gene encoding adventurous-gliding motility protein Z encodes the protein MESVGHVTVPLRVGGKKMRKRRELDALVAHSLAKSSGKRHMAGNGIASHDQLLSNSTDEQEDYSWQPKVRAQSRCRRKRFSCVRTCGPLILVSCIFLSLGFMYWLYFDIRQQVSEYRIRIEQVSATSHNVPEALQKWHETSKILEQNQTALNGRLHEIQQVLGNFSTELKQLRDTIEKKNENSQEAQLNSLMTNVANLGSQIKDALARISSLEDRYTAAQTEQKTLEKSVDDLQTVFSQIRNSSSRTAMAGDNASNVTEQNIANIREQLSTQITNLAQNFTAELETLKKKNVWLDNDLKSHEKSIDELLENSANVSSHVKSVENIWVEMKKNLTNLEGAGKQMTDQIELLQNVTVTLRSSIGTVREECDRYHSQNDVINGELSAIKDRLEKVVKQEIPATAPMKNVTQTQQKTIPSNLSLLFNNSPTESTASKDTTAAADRGPNQPAVSANLQQDKEKGAASVSAASTAQQTSATPSVSSSTSIPVTTNASRSKILTANGM